A genomic segment from Cuculus canorus isolate bCucCan1 chromosome 20, bCucCan1.pri, whole genome shotgun sequence encodes:
- the LOC104058698 gene encoding apoptosis-inducing factor 3-like isoform X2, with the protein MDCDDTITTEVCKEDDVGDGELLEVMVAGYPVLLVRNRKQFSALGSKCPHYGAPLSKGVLRGERLRCPWHGACFNIKTGDIEEYPSLDCIPCFKVSVEDGKVFVTAKKKDLESSRRVKDASKRCLLSQHTVLLLGGGAAALVCAETLRQEGFTGRIIMATKEKHVPYDKAKLSKNMNLKAEDIYLRKPEFLHARCIELWREKEAVSVDFQKQKVQFMDGSSQKYNQLLIATGCHSSFLKVPGADLQNVCTLHTPEESNKISELAVGKNLVIIGASFVGMEVAAFLSDKAGTVSVVERKEFPFQKVLGPQVGSVAMKMLQNKGVKFYMKTELRELKGKDGKVTEAVLASGEKLSADVVVLGIGVSPNSTFLKGTSIARDDKGAVLVDLRMQTNIPNVFAAGDVVSFPVALLNGKQESIHHQQVAEAHGHIAALNMLKREKQLHTVPFFWTTMLGKSIRYAGCGEGYTDTVVKGSLEQEKFLIFYIRDGFVTAAASLNCDPSVSLIAEVLYSGRQISKEEAEACNICNAPPLAAS; encoded by the exons ATGGACTGTGATGACACCATCACCACCGAGGTCTGCAAGGAAGATGACGTTGGGGATGGAGA ACTCTTGGAGGTGATGGTTGCCGGCTACCCGGTGCTGCTGGTGAGGAACAGGAAGCAGTTCAGTGCCCTGGGCAGCAAGTGTCCCCATTACGGCGCCCCGCTCAGCAAAG GAGTGTTGAGAGGGGAGAGGCTGCGCTGCCCCTGGCACGGCGCCTGCTTTAACATCAAGACTGGGGACATCGAGGAGTACCCTTCTCTGGACTGTATTCCCTGCTTTAAG GTATCAGTGGAAGATGGAAAAGTGTTTGTTACAGCAAAAAAGAAG gaTCTTGAAAGCAGCCGCAGGGTGAAGGACGCAAGCAAGCGATGCCTTCTCAGCCAGCACACGGTGCTGCTTCTGGGGGGAG GTGCGGCTGCCCTGGTGTGCGCAGAGACACTTCGCCAAGAGGGCTTTACCGGCAGGATCATCATGGCCACCAAAGAGAAACATGTTCCGTACGATAAGGCCAAACTGAGCAAG aacaTGAACTTGAAAGCTGAAGACATCTACCTGAGGAAGCCTGAATTCCTCCATGCTCGTTGCATAGAgctctggagagagaaagag GCAGTGTCGGTGGATTTCCAGAAGCAGAAAGTCCAGTTCATGGATGGGTCCTCGCAGAAGTACAATCAGCTGCTCATTGCAACAGGCTGCCA ctccagcttccTCAAAGTCCCAGGTGCCGACCTGCAGAACGTATGCACTCTCCATACCCCAGAAGAGTCTAACAAGATCTCAGAGCTGGCAGTTGGGAAGAATCTGGTGATCATAGGAGCTTCGTTCGTAG GAATGGAGGTGGCTGCTTTCCTCTCGGACAAGGCTGGTACCGTCTCAGTGgtggaaagaaaggaatttcCTTTCCAGAAAGTACTGGGTCCTCAGGTTGGAAGCGTTGCCATGAAG ATGCTGCAAAATAAAGGGGTGAAGTTTTACATGAAAACAGAACTCCGggagctgaaaggaaaagatggaaag GTCACGGAGGCTGTTCTTGCCAGTGGAGAGAAGCTATCTGCAGACGTGGTAGTGCTGGGAATTG gggTGTCCCCAAACTCAACATTTCTGAAGGGCACCTCCATCGCCCGAGATGACAAAGGTGCCGTCCTGGTGGACCTG CGCATGCAAACCAACATCCCAAACGTCTTCGCTGCGGGGGATGTGGTCTCCTTTCCAGTGGCGCTGCTCAACGGGAAGCAGGAAAGCATCCATCACCAGCAGGTGGCTGAGGCACATG GTCACATTGCTGCCTTAAACATGctgaagagagagaagcagtTGCACACCGTCCCCTTCTTCTGGACCACCATGCTTGGAAAAAGCATCCGCTACGCAG GCTGTGGAGAGGGATACACAGATACTGTTGTGAAGGGCAGCCTGGAGCAAGAGAAGTTCCTGATCTTTTACATCAG gGATGGCTTCGTGACTGCAGCTGCCAGCCTGAACTGTGACCCCTCGGTGTCTCTGATTGCAGAAGTTTTATACTCAGGGAGACAAATCTCTAAAGAAGAAGCAGA GGCCTGCAACATCTGCAATGCACCCCCGCTGGCAGCAAGCTAA
- the LOC104058698 gene encoding apoptosis-inducing factor 3-like isoform X1 translates to MDCDDTITTEVCKEDDVGDGESILSALHLSCRLLEVMVAGYPVLLVRNRKQFSALGSKCPHYGAPLSKGVLRGERLRCPWHGACFNIKTGDIEEYPSLDCIPCFKVSVEDGKVFVTAKKKDLESSRRVKDASKRCLLSQHTVLLLGGGAAALVCAETLRQEGFTGRIIMATKEKHVPYDKAKLSKNMNLKAEDIYLRKPEFLHARCIELWREKEAVSVDFQKQKVQFMDGSSQKYNQLLIATGCHSSFLKVPGADLQNVCTLHTPEESNKISELAVGKNLVIIGASFVGMEVAAFLSDKAGTVSVVERKEFPFQKVLGPQVGSVAMKMLQNKGVKFYMKTELRELKGKDGKVTEAVLASGEKLSADVVVLGIGVSPNSTFLKGTSIARDDKGAVLVDLRMQTNIPNVFAAGDVVSFPVALLNGKQESIHHQQVAEAHGHIAALNMLKREKQLHTVPFFWTTMLGKSIRYAGCGEGYTDTVVKGSLEQEKFLIFYIRDGFVTAAASLNCDPSVSLIAEVLYSGRQISKEEAEACNICNAPPLAAS, encoded by the exons ATGGACTGTGATGACACCATCACCACCGAGGTCTGCAAGGAAGATGACGTTGGGGATGGAGA GAGCATCTTGTCGGCTCTCCACCTCTCCTGCAGACTCTTGGAGGTGATGGTTGCCGGCTACCCGGTGCTGCTGGTGAGGAACAGGAAGCAGTTCAGTGCCCTGGGCAGCAAGTGTCCCCATTACGGCGCCCCGCTCAGCAAAG GAGTGTTGAGAGGGGAGAGGCTGCGCTGCCCCTGGCACGGCGCCTGCTTTAACATCAAGACTGGGGACATCGAGGAGTACCCTTCTCTGGACTGTATTCCCTGCTTTAAG GTATCAGTGGAAGATGGAAAAGTGTTTGTTACAGCAAAAAAGAAG gaTCTTGAAAGCAGCCGCAGGGTGAAGGACGCAAGCAAGCGATGCCTTCTCAGCCAGCACACGGTGCTGCTTCTGGGGGGAG GTGCGGCTGCCCTGGTGTGCGCAGAGACACTTCGCCAAGAGGGCTTTACCGGCAGGATCATCATGGCCACCAAAGAGAAACATGTTCCGTACGATAAGGCCAAACTGAGCAAG aacaTGAACTTGAAAGCTGAAGACATCTACCTGAGGAAGCCTGAATTCCTCCATGCTCGTTGCATAGAgctctggagagagaaagag GCAGTGTCGGTGGATTTCCAGAAGCAGAAAGTCCAGTTCATGGATGGGTCCTCGCAGAAGTACAATCAGCTGCTCATTGCAACAGGCTGCCA ctccagcttccTCAAAGTCCCAGGTGCCGACCTGCAGAACGTATGCACTCTCCATACCCCAGAAGAGTCTAACAAGATCTCAGAGCTGGCAGTTGGGAAGAATCTGGTGATCATAGGAGCTTCGTTCGTAG GAATGGAGGTGGCTGCTTTCCTCTCGGACAAGGCTGGTACCGTCTCAGTGgtggaaagaaaggaatttcCTTTCCAGAAAGTACTGGGTCCTCAGGTTGGAAGCGTTGCCATGAAG ATGCTGCAAAATAAAGGGGTGAAGTTTTACATGAAAACAGAACTCCGggagctgaaaggaaaagatggaaag GTCACGGAGGCTGTTCTTGCCAGTGGAGAGAAGCTATCTGCAGACGTGGTAGTGCTGGGAATTG gggTGTCCCCAAACTCAACATTTCTGAAGGGCACCTCCATCGCCCGAGATGACAAAGGTGCCGTCCTGGTGGACCTG CGCATGCAAACCAACATCCCAAACGTCTTCGCTGCGGGGGATGTGGTCTCCTTTCCAGTGGCGCTGCTCAACGGGAAGCAGGAAAGCATCCATCACCAGCAGGTGGCTGAGGCACATG GTCACATTGCTGCCTTAAACATGctgaagagagagaagcagtTGCACACCGTCCCCTTCTTCTGGACCACCATGCTTGGAAAAAGCATCCGCTACGCAG GCTGTGGAGAGGGATACACAGATACTGTTGTGAAGGGCAGCCTGGAGCAAGAGAAGTTCCTGATCTTTTACATCAG gGATGGCTTCGTGACTGCAGCTGCCAGCCTGAACTGTGACCCCTCGGTGTCTCTGATTGCAGAAGTTTTATACTCAGGGAGACAAATCTCTAAAGAAGAAGCAGA GGCCTGCAACATCTGCAATGCACCCCCGCTGGCAGCAAGCTAA
- the TLCD2 gene encoding TLC domain-containing protein 2 has product MPMAFEPGLLLVAGSFAAFRLLNRALERVVPPPPSARRNRWKWRNIWTSLAHSVLSGGGAAAGFCLYPGLSEDLVGTHPPGAHSLVAVSVGYFLEDFMDMLCNQKLRQSWELLFHHSVVIVCFGIAVVLHQYVGFALVALLVEINSIFLHLRQILLMANLVHTTCYRLNSIVNLGTYVVFRIATLAWMTRWLYLNRENVPPATYAVGTVGMAIMTPMNIILFYRLLRSDFFRSSRDVQQEKEK; this is encoded by the exons ATGCCCATGGCTTTCGAGCCGGGGCTGCTGTTGGTCGCCGGTTCTTTCGCCGCTTTCCGGCTGCTGAACCGGGCGCTGGAGCGGGTGGTACCTCCGCCGCCCTCGGCTCGGCGCAACCGCTGGAAGTGGCGCAACATCTGGACCTCGCTGGCACACAGCGTGCTGAGCGGAGGCGGAGCCGCGGCGGG GTTCTGTCTCTACCCCGGGCTGTCCGAAGACCTGGTGGGCACACACCCACCCGGGGCACACAGCCTGGTCGCCGTGTCCGTAG GTTATTTCCTTGAAGACTTTATGGACATGTTGTGCAATCAGAAACTTCGCCaatcctgggagctgctcttcCATCACTCCGTG gTGATCGTCTGCTTTGGCATTGCAGTGGTGCTCCACCAGTACGTTGGGTTTGCCCTCGTGGCTTTACTGGTGGAGATCAACTCCATCTTCCTCCACCTGCGGCAGATCCTGCTCATGGCCAACCTGGTTCACACCACCTGCTACCGCCTCAACAGCATCGTCAACCTGGGCACTTACGTGGTGTTTCGCATTGCCACGCTGGCCTGGATGACCCGCTGGCTCTACCTCAATCGGGAGAACGTGCCTCCAGCAACATACGCCGTGGGCACGGTGGGCATGGCAATCATGACACCCATGAACATCATCCTCTTCTACCGCCTGCTGCGTAGTGACTTCTTCAGGTCCAGCAGGGACgtgcagcaggagaaggagaaatag